A region of Acidisarcina sp. DNA encodes the following proteins:
- a CDS encoding PepSY domain-containing protein, with protein MKNLQIGSILLLCLATAVSAATHPKPKISRTDAQGIALKQVSGNVKSGELEKEHGRWIYSFDIQNQTGVHEVNVDANTGVVVENSIESAADEAREKKADAAAVPPKKQVK; from the coding sequence ATGAAGAACTTACAAATCGGGTCGATACTCTTGTTGTGCCTGGCAACTGCGGTCTCCGCAGCCACACACCCAAAGCCAAAGATCTCCAGGACGGACGCGCAGGGAATCGCGCTCAAGCAGGTTTCGGGCAACGTCAAGAGCGGAGAACTGGAGAAAGAGCACGGACGCTGGATCTACTCCTTCGACATCCAGAACCAGACCGGGGTCCACGAAGTGAATGTGGATGCAAATACCGGGGTGGTAGTGGAGAATAGCATCGAGTCGGCGGCGGATGAAGCACGGGAAAAGAAGGCCGACGCTGCTGCAGTTCCCCCTAAAAAGCAAGTAAAGTAA
- a CDS encoding DUF2062 domain-containing protein, whose protein sequence is MRSFFYNKFAAPLAALVQQGATPDMLAHSLAIGICVSCFPVPGTTTLLCSILAVAFRLNLPAILLANWAALPLQVLLLVPLISLGEKLFHSEHLSLDPGRLSGMLQTQPLQMTRQLWTWEWHAAVAWMLTAPLAWLLLAYGLRIPLSRLAAFSPRLATKEIDPA, encoded by the coding sequence ATGCGCAGTTTCTTCTACAACAAGTTCGCCGCTCCCCTGGCAGCACTGGTGCAGCAGGGCGCAACACCCGATATGCTGGCGCATTCACTCGCCATTGGCATCTGCGTCAGTTGTTTCCCGGTACCCGGTACAACCACCCTGCTCTGCTCGATTCTCGCCGTGGCATTCCGGCTGAATCTACCTGCCATCCTGCTGGCCAACTGGGCAGCGCTGCCTCTTCAAGTTCTGCTGCTGGTCCCCTTGATCAGCCTCGGCGAGAAGCTCTTTCATTCCGAACACCTTTCGCTGGACCCAGGCCGCCTGTCCGGCATGCTCCAGACGCAGCCGTTGCAGATGACGCGGCAGCTATGGACGTGGGAGTGGCACGCAGCGGTCGCATGGATGTTGACGGCTCCGCTGGCATGGTTGCTGTTGGCCTATGGGCTTCGGATTCCACTCAGCAGACTTGCAGCTTTCTCCCCCAGGCTCGCGACCAAAGAGATCGACCCCGCTTAA
- the udk gene encoding uridine kinase translates to MTTSPVSVPPVVIGIAGCSGSGKTTLALELSRTLGGTHFPLDHYYRDLGHLPLEQRCLQDFDHPDTLESELIVAHVAELAAGRGIDRPVYDFATHTRTPHRTERIVPGRLVLVEGIFALHYKALLPLYSLRVYVEAPDEVCYRRRLARDVCERGRTPESVAAQYASTVRPMAERFVRPSAQYADQIVDGTRSLDLSVEQVLNQLRQRNLMPLAQQPGP, encoded by the coding sequence ATGACCACCTCGCCAGTGAGTGTCCCGCCCGTTGTCATCGGCATTGCAGGCTGCTCCGGTTCCGGAAAAACTACCCTGGCCCTTGAGCTATCCCGGACGCTTGGCGGCACGCATTTCCCGCTCGACCATTACTACCGCGACCTCGGCCACCTGCCTCTTGAGCAGCGTTGCCTGCAGGATTTCGATCATCCGGATACGCTTGAGTCCGAGTTGATTGTGGCTCACGTTGCGGAGCTTGCCGCGGGGCGCGGCATCGACCGGCCGGTCTATGATTTTGCCACGCATACCCGCACCCCTCACCGGACGGAGCGCATCGTTCCGGGCCGGCTGGTGCTGGTGGAGGGCATCTTCGCTCTGCACTACAAGGCGCTTTTGCCGCTCTATAGTTTGCGGGTTTACGTCGAGGCACCCGACGAGGTTTGCTATCGGCGCAGGCTGGCACGCGACGTATGCGAACGCGGGCGCACACCTGAATCCGTAGCAGCACAATATGCCAGCACGGTTCGGCCCATGGCGGAGAGGTTCGTCCGGCCCTCCGCGCAGTATGCCGATCAGATAGTCGATGGCACCCGGTCGCTGGACTTGTCGGTAGAGCAGGTCCTCAACCAACTGCGGCAGCGCAACCTCATGCCGCTCGCCCAGCAGCCAGGCCCTTAG
- a CDS encoding S1/P1 nuclease, with protein sequence MKFYPPGENQPGIGPALAGCGYTRFAMIPNALALPRKVAAAILLVLFAAPPSFGWGNDGHRMVNRLAVQKLPAETPAFLRTPEALEEIEYLGPEPDRWRSPAEPELNAAQAPEHFIDLELADTVGPLPRNRFDYITALAAAQAVHPELNLKPEKVGLQPYVAIEVYERLKAAMREYRTLSADHRQVKPTEDAILFYAGWLGHYVADGSMPLHVTINYDGWVSPENPHGYTTQHGIHSQFESAFVAKNIRDSAVAPLMQSPHTLADPFTDYVAYLRQSGTQIERVYQLEKLHGFEEAGSEESRAFTAGRLAAGATMLRDMIYTAWVESARPVPDWHASGRRVVPVTKN encoded by the coding sequence GTGAAATTTTATCCTCCTGGCGAGAATCAGCCGGGGATTGGCCCGGCGTTGGCGGGCTGCGGATATACTCGCTTTGCCATGATTCCAAATGCTCTAGCCCTGCCGCGAAAGGTGGCTGCCGCCATTCTGCTGGTTTTGTTTGCTGCCCCGCCGTCCTTTGGCTGGGGAAATGATGGTCACCGCATGGTGAACCGGCTGGCTGTGCAGAAGCTGCCAGCAGAGACGCCTGCGTTTCTCCGCACACCGGAGGCTCTTGAGGAGATTGAGTATCTGGGCCCGGAGCCCGATCGCTGGCGCTCGCCTGCCGAGCCGGAGCTGAATGCGGCGCAGGCCCCGGAACACTTTATCGACCTGGAACTGGCGGATACGGTTGGTCCTCTGCCGCGCAATCGCTTTGATTACATCACCGCGCTGGCTGCTGCGCAGGCAGTACATCCGGAGCTGAACCTGAAGCCGGAGAAGGTGGGCCTGCAACCCTATGTCGCGATCGAGGTCTACGAGCGTCTGAAGGCTGCGATGCGCGAGTACCGCACGCTCTCCGCGGATCACCGGCAGGTGAAGCCGACGGAAGATGCAATCCTCTTTTATGCCGGGTGGCTGGGGCACTATGTGGCCGATGGCTCTATGCCGCTGCACGTTACCATCAACTACGATGGCTGGGTTTCGCCGGAGAATCCGCATGGTTACACCACCCAGCATGGCATCCACTCGCAGTTTGAATCGGCGTTTGTGGCGAAGAACATACGGGATTCCGCCGTCGCACCTCTGATGCAATCGCCGCACACCCTGGCAGATCCTTTTACCGATTACGTCGCTTACCTGCGCCAGTCGGGGACGCAGATTGAGCGCGTCTATCAACTGGAGAAGCTGCATGGCTTTGAGGAAGCCGGTTCGGAGGAGTCGCGCGCCTTTACCGCCGGACGCCTTGCTGCCGGAGCGACGATGCTGCGCGACATGATCTACACCGCATGGGTGGAGAGCGCCCGCCCTGTCCCGGATTGGCATGCTTCCGGCAGGCGTGTGGTACCCGTAACGAAAAACTAG
- a CDS encoding deoxyhypusine synthase yields the protein MPTKKELLTTPIQHIDIKQHNVVALVDAMKSMAYSSRDLARAASIYERMLRDQDCGVILCLAGSLISAGLKQIFVDLVRNNMVDAIVSTGANIVDQDFFEALGFKHYIADELYKQGTEDATLRELMIDRIYDTLIDEEQLRICDETTEKIANSLDPRPYSSREFIRAMGAYLVAEGKTPEKGGVDSIVLAAYQKDVPIFCPAFSDCSAGFGLVAHQHARQNKPKVSIDSAKDFYEITRLKIENPTTGLLMIGGGVPKNFAQDIVVAAEILGNDAPMHKYAIQITVADVRDGALSSSTLKEASSWGKVDTTFEQMVYSEATIALPLIAGYAYNKSAQAGRKERHWANLLEPVTA from the coding sequence ATGCCGACGAAAAAAGAACTTCTTACCACTCCAATCCAGCACATCGACATCAAGCAACATAACGTCGTTGCCCTGGTCGATGCCATGAAGTCCATGGCCTACAGCTCCCGTGATCTTGCCCGGGCAGCTTCGATCTATGAGCGCATGCTGCGCGATCAGGATTGCGGCGTTATCCTGTGCCTCGCCGGATCGCTGATCAGCGCCGGCCTGAAGCAGATCTTTGTCGACCTGGTGCGCAACAACATGGTGGACGCCATCGTCTCCACCGGCGCAAACATCGTCGATCAGGACTTCTTTGAGGCGCTTGGCTTCAAGCACTACATCGCCGATGAGCTCTACAAGCAGGGCACAGAGGATGCAACCCTGCGCGAGCTGATGATCGACCGCATCTACGACACGCTGATCGACGAAGAACAACTGCGCATCTGCGACGAGACGACGGAGAAGATCGCCAACTCCCTGGATCCTCGCCCGTACAGCTCCCGCGAGTTCATCCGCGCCATGGGTGCTTACCTGGTTGCAGAGGGCAAGACTCCCGAGAAGGGTGGTGTCGACTCCATCGTTCTGGCCGCTTATCAGAAAGATGTGCCGATCTTCTGCCCCGCCTTCAGCGACTGCTCTGCCGGATTTGGCCTGGTAGCACACCAGCATGCGCGCCAGAACAAGCCCAAGGTTTCGATAGACTCCGCCAAGGATTTTTACGAAATCACCCGGCTGAAGATTGAGAATCCAACCACCGGCCTGCTGATGATCGGCGGAGGCGTACCCAAGAACTTCGCCCAGGACATCGTGGTAGCGGCTGAGATTCTAGGCAACGACGCCCCCATGCACAAATACGCGATCCAGATCACGGTCGCCGATGTGCGGGATGGCGCGCTCAGCTCCAGCACGCTGAAGGAAGCCAGTTCCTGGGGCAAGGTGGACACCACCTTCGAGCAGATGGTCTATAGCGAAGCGACCATCGCCCTGCCCCTGATCGCCGGCTACGCCTACAACAAGAGTGCGCAGGCAGGCCGCAAGGAGCGTCACTGGGCAAACCTGCTGGAGCCAGTCACCGCTTAG
- a CDS encoding purine-nucleoside phosphorylase, giving the protein MNPGVFERASEAAEFLRQRSSAAPTIAIVLGSGMGALAEQLEDSLAIPYAEIPYFPRSTIEGHSGRLVIGRLRGVPIAAMQGRVHGYEGYSPEQVTFPMRALGRLGIETVIVTNAAGGIRRDLEQGQLALLSDHINFTGSNPLTGANDERFGPRFFDMTEAYSPRLRALAQGAAQDAGFDMAEGVYLCVPGPSFETPAEIRAFRSMGADLVGMSTVHEVIVARHMGIEVLGISCVTNMAAGILGQQISHQEVLETGLRVQQRLGQLVASLVPQIGEWNRTAR; this is encoded by the coding sequence TTGAACCCTGGGGTATTTGAACGCGCCAGCGAGGCTGCGGAGTTTCTCCGCCAGCGAAGCAGCGCCGCTCCAACGATCGCCATTGTCCTCGGCTCCGGCATGGGGGCGCTCGCGGAGCAACTGGAAGACTCGCTGGCGATTCCCTATGCGGAGATTCCGTACTTTCCCCGCTCCACCATCGAGGGGCACAGCGGCAGGCTGGTCATCGGCAGGCTGCGTGGGGTTCCCATCGCAGCGATGCAGGGCCGTGTCCACGGATATGAAGGATACAGCCCGGAGCAGGTCACATTTCCCATGCGCGCGCTGGGGCGGCTTGGCATTGAAACAGTTATTGTTACGAATGCCGCCGGGGGCATTCGCCGCGATCTGGAACAGGGTCAGCTCGCGCTTCTCTCCGACCACATCAACTTCACCGGGAGCAATCCTCTGACAGGCGCCAATGATGAGCGCTTCGGCCCACGTTTTTTTGATATGACCGAGGCGTACTCTCCTCGCCTGCGAGCGCTGGCACAGGGCGCAGCGCAGGACGCTGGCTTCGATATGGCGGAGGGAGTCTATCTCTGCGTTCCCGGACCGAGCTTTGAAACCCCGGCAGAGATCCGCGCCTTTCGCAGCATGGGGGCTGATCTGGTAGGCATGTCTACCGTGCATGAGGTGATCGTGGCACGTCACATGGGAATCGAGGTGCTTGGCATCTCCTGCGTCACCAACATGGCGGCCGGGATTCTTGGCCAGCAGATCAGCCACCAGGAGGTGCTGGAAACCGGCCTGCGCGTGCAGCAGCGTCTTGGCCAACTGGTCGCATCGCTGGTACCGCAGATTGGCGAATGGAACCGGACAGCCAGATGA